The Cucumis melo cultivar AY chromosome 6, USDA_Cmelo_AY_1.0, whole genome shotgun sequence genome includes a region encoding these proteins:
- the LOC103496225 gene encoding uncharacterized protein LOC103496225, which translates to MENHAFAMDEFRRFEEEFDQMAKAELQQLLDKSEKARKMGSLMEKAASVASKRYMEAAMNSATASMRSAWKAISSNKVHPS; encoded by the coding sequence ATGGAAAACCATGCATTTGCCATGGATGAGTTCAGACGGTTCGAAGAGGAGTTTGATCAGATGGCTAAAGCTGAGCTACAACAACTCCTTGATAAGTCTGAGAAGGCTCGCAAGATGGGTAGTTTGATGGAGAAAGCTGCGTCGGTTGCTTCTAAGAGGTACATGGAGGCAGCTATGAATTCTGCCACTGCTTCCATGAGATCTGCCTGGAAGGCTATTTCTTCCAATAAGGTTCATCCTTCTTGA
- the LOC103496123 gene encoding transmembrane emp24 domain-containing protein p24delta3-like — protein MRREVVLPLFLLCFFATDLLRTAHSIWLNLPPSGTKCVSEEIQTNVVVLADYVVVADHSHSPTFSIKVTSPYGNNLHHSENVTHGQFAFTTTEAGNYLVCFWLSDYKHEAGNEISVNLDWRTGIAAKDWESVAKKEKIEGVELELRKLEGAVEAIHENLLYLKDREADMRTVSERTNARVAWYSLMSLGVCIVASTLQILYLKRFFQKKKLI, from the exons ATGCGCCGGGAAGTTGTCTTGCCGTTGTTCCTCCTCTGTTTCTTCGCCACAGATCTTCTTCGAACTGCTCATTCAATCTGGTTGAACTTGCCTCCATCTGGAACCAAGTGCGTCTCCGAGGAAATCCAGACCAACGTTGTCGTTCTTGCCGATTATGTCGTCGTCGCTGATCATTCTCACTCCCCCACCTTCTCTATCAAG GTGACATCTCCATATGGGAACAATCTTCATCACTCGGAGAATGTAACACACGGCCAGTTCGCATTTACGACCACTGAGGCTGGTAATTATCTAGTATGTTTCTGGTTGTCTGACTACAAACATGAAGCTGGCAATGAGATAAGTGTCAACCTTGATTGGAGAACTGGTATTGCAGCCAAGGATTGGGAATCAGTTGCAAAAAAAGAGAAGATTGAG GGTGTTGAACTCGAGCTGAGGAAACTGGAGGGAGCAGTTGAAGCTATTCATGAAAATCTACTCTATCTCAAGGACAG AGAAGCAGATATGAGGACGGTGAGCGAGAGGACAAATGCACGAGTTGCGTGGTATAGCCTCATGTCCTTGGGTGTGTGCATTGTTGCTTCTACTTTACAAATATTGTACTTGAAGCGATTCTTTCAGAAGAAAAAACTTATTTAG